The DNA segment ACCAAGTAGATACCCCAAAGACCGGTGTCTGAATAACTCGTCGAGAAAGACATGTAGGAGTTTGCCAAGTTGTTGCTCGAGATGATGTGACTGAGCTTTGAGCTCAACAAGGGGGAAGCACCGAGACTTCGGTCCCAGTTACCGAAGATGGATTGCATGACCAACATGGGCCAGTAGTCGGGACTCTTCCATCCGACGCCCTCAACGGCGATGGCAACGTTGACAGTGTTCATGGTATCGTCACGGACTCGGACTTCGGAACCGAGGAAGTCAGTGGGAGCATGAGCCTGACCACCGAGAGGGATGGGGTTGGAGGAGACGGGCAGAGAGGCGAAGTTCTTCTCAGCGAGCTTGACGAGAGCGTCGTGCTCGATGGAACCGGCACCGACAAGGACCATTCGGTCGGCGGTGTAGTTTTTAGAGATGTAGCCGGAAAGATCGGGCTTGGAGATCGAGTTGATGTGCTCCTTGGGTCCGAGGATGGTGTTACCGAGGGGGTAACCTGATCATTGTAGCGCAATCAGCTTCCGCCCCTCTCCACTATCTCTTGAAGCGacgtcactcaccttggtaGGCAACAGAGTGCAAGTGATCGAAAACGACCTCCTCGTActgcttctcgacctcctcctgctccctCAAGATGacgtctctctccctctcaatCGCGCTCTCCTCCAGCTTCGAGTTCTGCAAGATATCCGACAAGATGTCGACGGCCTGAGGAACGTCCTTGTCGAACGCCTTGGCGTAGTAGACCGTCTGCTCTCGAGAAGTGTAGGCGTTGAGGTGTGCGCCGAGGTTCTCTACTTCAAGCTCGAGTTGAGTTTGAGATCGAGACTTGGTACCCTTGAAGGCGAGATGCTGAGAGCAGGTCGCGCGGATCAGTCATCACCTCTACGTTTCAAGCAGACGTGACGTATCGATGCACAACGCACCTCAAGGAAATGAGCGGTACCACTAGCTCCGTCCGCATCCGCTCTAGAACCAGCGTCGATCCAAAGCCCGAcagtggaagtggaagcaCCGGGGATGGTCTCTGATGAGACTGACAATCCGTTGGACAGGACTGAGGTCTTGGTCACTGGATCAGaagcggtggtggtgacgGGGTGGACGGCGGCAAGTGATCGGGAGAAGGACTGTGTTgtaggaagaagagagtcAGCAACCAATGGCATCGCAGGTATTTTGACATGTGTGGATTGGACGGGGGGAACGAGCAACTGACAGGTTTGAGGATCCGGGGAGCTGGGGGACGAGCGAGTGCTCGGGAGATGAGTCGAGAGGCGACCATGCTGAAAGGGATGAGGGGGATGGGTGAGGTCGAGGTATGTGTTACAGGACTGTAATCCTAGAGATGGACTGGTTTACAGATGAGTTGAGAGGCGGACGTTGGTGCGTAGGGAAGACCCGGAGCAAACCCACAGTGAAGGGAGGGGGGAGAGAGGTTGAAATACCGCGTATCGCCGAAAGTGGCACTCGTGTTCGAGTAAGTAAGGTGACAACGCGAGTTCATGCACGTCACCACGTCCATGACTGCTTGTTTCAAGAACGACATTCGCTGCTTGCAACGAACAGCGTATGTGCGCTATATGGATCATCAGCGTTAGAACCAcagctcttccaccgacACCGAGGCCGTCAAAAAGCACGTTCACTTCCAGCTGATACAACTTCACCATGTCCCATCTATTCCCTCAACAGAACTCGTACACACCTTACGCCCCTTCCGAACCACTTGCCTTCTTCGGCGGATCCACCACTCCCGGTCCATCAGCGTCTTCACCGTACTATGGCGGTTCTCGATCGTCCCTCGAGGGAAACATGGGTGGGGTGGGTAGTTCGTCCGGTGGTTTAGGGGTGGGGAATGCAGGTGGCTATGTCGCGAGTGGGAATATGAACATGGCGGGAGGGAGATTATTGTCGGGCgaaggaagatggtggGAGGCGTTTGGAACGGGAGGTTTTGATGGTGAACCGAGTTTGATGGAGGGTGAGTCCAGCATCTTCTGCTGACCAATGTTGGTCGTCACATCGACTTCTTTCGGAAGTCAGTCCCGCGATCTACCTGACTTTCGTGGCGCTTTTCACTGAAccccctcatcctcgctctcgcAGAACTCGGAATAAACCCTTCACATATCCTACAGAAATCGCTCACTGTTCTCAACCCGATCGCCAAAGTCAATGCGAACATAATGGACGATGCAGATCTTGCCGGTCCGTTCGTCTTCTGTTTCGCTTTTGCATTATCACTTTTACTTGTGAGTAGATGGCGAAGTTGTCAGAACACTCCGATAAAGCTAACTATGTTTGTCATAACTTCCTCGCTCCTCTCATTGCACCTGAACCCTCCCGACTACCTCTTGCACTGCTTCTTGCTCCCTGTCCATCACCCACCCACCCACCCAACCTCAGTCCGGCAAACCTCAATTCTCCTATATATACGGTGTCGGCCTCCTCGGCACCACCGCCATctaccttctcctcaacctcatgGCCGAAACAGCCATCGACGCCTATCGTACCGCCTCCGTCCTCGGCTACTGTCTATTACCCATGGTCGGTCTCGGCGGGATAGGCATGGGAGTCGGTatcgatcatcctctcggCTATCTGCTTTCGAGTCTCTCGATCCTCTGGTGCACGTATTCTGCTAGTGCGATTTTTGTGGCTGTTCTGAGGATGGATCGACAGAGGTTGTTGGTGGCTTATCCTGTAGGATTGTTTTATGGTT comes from the Kwoniella newhampshirensis strain CBS 13917 chromosome 6, whole genome shotgun sequence genome and includes:
- a CDS encoding mitochondrial-processing peptidase subunit beta, whose amino-acid sequence is MVASRLISRALARPPAPRILKPSFSRSLAAVHPVTTTASDPVTKTSVLSNGLSVSSETIPGASTSTVGLWIDAGSRADADGASGTAHFLEHLAFKGTKSRSQTQLELEVENLGAHLNAYTSREQTVYYAKAFDKDVPQAVDILSDILQNSKLEESAIERERDVILREQEEVEKQYEEVVFDHLHSVAYQGYPLGNTILGPKEHINSISKPDLSGYISKNYTADRMVLVGAGSIEHDALVKLAEKNFASLPVSSNPIPLGGQAHAPTDFLGSEVRVRDDTMNTVNVAIAVEGVGWKSPDYWPMLVMQSIFGNWDRSLGASPLLSSKLSHIISSNNLANSYMSFSTSYSDTGLWGIYLVSENFLNLDDLLHFTLREWTRMSISPTLAEVERAKSQLKASLLLGLDGTTAIAEDIGRQMITTGKRYTPKEIERYVDSVTPADIQRVANKYLYDKDFALAALGRTEGLMDYNRIRADMSSMIF